CTTGCGGTGTACGTGTAGATCCGGGATATCTGCGCGAAGGTCGGCGTGAACTTCTGGCTGGTCCGGTCGTCAGCGACATCGACATGCCGCACCTAACCGGCGTCGAACTCTGCCGGACGATCCGCGCGGACCCGGCGACTGCCACCCTCCCGGTCATCTTCGTCAGCGGCAGCCTCGTCCCCGGCGACTCCCGGCCGGTCGACGCGCAGGCCACGGCCATCCTGTGCAAACCGTTCAAACCGGCGGAGCTCATCGCCTGTCTCGACAAGGCTCTCGCCGCGGGCCACGAACCGTGGCCAACCGCCCACCCAGTGCCCCTGAAATCTTCATTTCGGATGATAATTTGATGCTTTAACCCGCTGTCATCGTATTAATGCATTGTCATCGCGCTTTGTTGATGCCGGGCAGCAGGATTTCGCCGACGCTTCTAGGATCCGAACATCCACATGCCTCGACGAATTGAGGAACGTCATGCTGATCAAACGCATCGCACGGGCGATAATCGCGATCATGATAGTCGGCGGAGGGACTGTCGCGATCGGTGCCCAGCCGGCATCGGCCAACAACGGGCCACTAAACAGCTCACACCGGGCGGCGATCATCGGCAAGGCCTCCGGCCGCTGCCTCGACGTCAAGAACGGCGACACCGTGGGCAACGGCGCCCGCCTGCAGCTGTGGGACTGCAACGGCAGCTACAACCAGGGCTTCTCGAACCAGTCGATCTACAAGATCCAGACGCGCAAGTGGTATGACAAATGCCTGGACGTCGTCGACGGCAACCCGAACGACGGCGCGCGAATCCAGCAATACGACTGCAACTACAACGCCCAGCAGGATTTCTCGTTCGTCTTCGTGTACAACGACGGCGTGCACGACCTCTACCAGGTTAAGACGACCTTCGGCAAATGCCTGGACGCGACGAACTACGGCACCGCGAACGGCACGCCGATTCAGCAGTACTACTGCTTCCCGTCCCACCCCGCGCAGCAGCTCTGGTGGGTTCGCTGAGCCGCTCGCCTACGTGTTCGCCGACCGCGACCCGCGCTCCGCGGGCCGCGGTCGGCCGCCACGGTCAGCGCTTCGCGGCGGCCAGCGCCTCGCGCACCACCTGCGCGCTCGCCGGAGTGCCGGGCACCACGCCGTAAGCCGCAACGACTCGGGTTCCCGATGATCGAACCCTCTGAACCAGCAGAAGCGGAAGGTCATGACGAACCTGCACCGCAACCGCGCCGCCGCCCCACACCGAACGCCCGAACCGCGATCGTGCGCATGATGAAGCACGGCATCCTTCCAGAAGGAGTGCCGATCTTCGCCCGCACCAGCAACTACCGCGCCACCGTCGACGGCGACGGGGTCATCTGGCTACCGACCGGCGACGCGTTCGTCAGCCTGGACGAAGCCGGCAGAGCAGTTTCCGGACTCGAGAAATGCGACGGCCTTGACTTCTGGC
Above is a genomic segment from Actinoplanes ianthinogenes containing:
- a CDS encoding response regulator — its product is MPHLTGVELCRTIRADPATATLPVIFVSGSLVPGDSRPVDAQATAILCKPFKPAELIACLDKALAAGHEPWPTAHPVPLKSSFRMII
- a CDS encoding RICIN domain-containing protein, with the protein product MLIKRIARAIIAIMIVGGGTVAIGAQPASANNGPLNSSHRAAIIGKASGRCLDVKNGDTVGNGARLQLWDCNGSYNQGFSNQSIYKIQTRKWYDKCLDVVDGNPNDGARIQQYDCNYNAQQDFSFVFVYNDGVHDLYQVKTTFGKCLDATNYGTANGTPIQQYYCFPSHPAQQLWWVR